In Chryseobacterium camelliae, one DNA window encodes the following:
- a CDS encoding thioredoxin family protein, which translates to MKKTALLSSLFISALALAQGIKFEDSNFANILAKAKKENKLVFIDAYASWCGPCKLMAKNIFPLQAVGDYYNGHFINAKIDMEKGEGVDLAKKYNVKAFPTYLFINGNGEEVHRTLGYVEEKDFIQFAKDAEDPSKRLTSLKQKFENGEKDPEFLKNLAGLTIYNDAPFAARVLERYFKDKTALDQQDVQMLLAGIQSTESPLYAIFQSKKADITKVLPAERYEMIDKNIKLNTIVKKAYDANTKKWNDTYFLAETQKFLTKDEAEKILKRAKSSRALKDKDMATYEKLSMELYKDPSAATSEELNSLAWNFFENVTNKASLEKAIIWAQESVKKQENYANTDTLANLYHKVGDNKNAKIWAEKSIQLAKASGEDYSDTEKLLKSLSIK; encoded by the coding sequence ATGAAAAAAACAGCTCTATTATCCTCTCTGTTTATCAGCGCATTGGCACTGGCGCAGGGGATTAAATTTGAAGACAGTAATTTTGCCAATATCCTGGCTAAAGCCAAGAAAGAAAATAAACTGGTGTTTATAGACGCCTATGCTTCATGGTGCGGACCATGTAAACTGATGGCTAAAAATATTTTCCCGCTTCAGGCTGTAGGAGATTATTATAACGGGCATTTCATCAATGCAAAAATAGATATGGAAAAGGGCGAAGGGGTGGACCTGGCTAAAAAATACAACGTAAAAGCCTTCCCTACTTATCTTTTCATTAACGGTAACGGTGAAGAAGTACACCGTACGTTAGGCTATGTGGAAGAAAAAGATTTCATCCAGTTTGCCAAGGATGCGGAAGATCCGAGTAAAAGACTGACTTCACTGAAGCAGAAATTTGAGAACGGAGAAAAGGATCCTGAATTCCTTAAAAACCTGGCCGGGCTTACCATCTATAATGATGCTCCGTTTGCAGCAAGGGTGCTGGAACGTTATTTCAAAGACAAAACAGCCCTTGACCAGCAAGATGTGCAGATGCTTCTGGCCGGTATCCAGAGTACGGAGAGCCCTCTGTATGCTATTTTCCAGTCTAAAAAGGCGGATATTACGAAAGTCCTTCCTGCTGAGCGGTATGAGATGATTGATAAGAACATCAAGCTGAATACCATCGTAAAAAAAGCTTATGATGCCAATACCAAGAAGTGGAATGACACTTATTTTTTAGCGGAGACCCAGAAATTCCTGACGAAGGATGAAGCTGAAAAGATTCTGAAAAGAGCCAAATCCAGCAGGGCATTAAAGGACAAAGATATGGCAACCTATGAGAAGCTGAGCATGGAACTGTACAAAGACCCTTCTGCTGCCACTTCTGAGGAGCTGAATTCCCTTGCGTGGAACTTCTTTGAAAATGTGACCAATAAAGCCTCCCTGGAAAAAGCAATTATCTGGGCGCAGGAATCGGTGAAGAAGCAGGAGAATTATGCCAATACAGATACGCTGGCCAACCTGTATCATAAAGTAGGGGATAATAAAAATGCCAAGATTTGGGCTGAAAAGTCGATCCAGCTGGCGAAGGCCTCAGGGGAAGATTATTCGGATACTGAAAAACTGCTGAAAAGTCTCAGCATCAAGTAA
- a CDS encoding magnesium transporter CorA family protein, which translates to MPMNTLYRGPQCEWLDVEAPVQEDLDLLHEKYNINTLLLEDTMDPNHLPKYEEDGDVKFFLLRESTEMERKNLNTISDISTKIGIFIVGNTLITVHRMKTKSITETRQQLEKTKEEIRPAHIALMIALIIMKTFDDESISLMETMDNIENEIFLKNTNHTNQIRRLYKLKRKSGLNSRVLTVSTDAIDKFRLLELQISEVIDLKDKHKDVVADFEHLNIQITNLISMFLALSDQKANQVMKVLAVYSVYFLPITFIAGVYGMNFDNMPELHHKYGYYFTLGLMALIVIITFIYARRKQW; encoded by the coding sequence ATGCCAATGAATACTTTATACCGTGGTCCACAATGCGAATGGCTTGATGTGGAAGCACCTGTACAGGAAGACTTAGACCTCCTGCATGAAAAATACAACATCAATACCCTTCTTCTGGAAGACACGATGGATCCTAACCACCTGCCCAAATATGAGGAGGATGGAGATGTAAAATTCTTCCTTCTGCGCGAAAGCACGGAAATGGAACGGAAAAACCTGAATACCATCAGTGACATCAGTACAAAAATAGGAATCTTCATTGTAGGCAATACGCTGATTACGGTTCACAGGATGAAAACCAAAAGCATTACCGAAACGCGGCAACAGCTGGAAAAAACAAAGGAAGAAATCCGTCCTGCTCATATTGCCCTGATGATTGCCCTGATCATCATGAAAACTTTCGACGACGAGTCTATCAGCCTGATGGAAACCATGGACAATATTGAAAACGAGATTTTCCTTAAAAATACCAATCATACCAACCAGATCAGAAGGCTGTACAAGCTGAAACGTAAGTCGGGACTGAACTCCAGAGTCCTTACGGTTTCCACGGACGCCATTGATAAATTCAGGCTGCTGGAACTCCAGATTTCAGAAGTGATCGATTTAAAAGACAAGCATAAGGATGTGGTTGCAGATTTTGAACACCTCAACATCCAGATTACCAATCTTATTTCTATGTTCCTGGCATTGTCTGATCAGAAAGCCAACCAAGTGATGAAAGTCCTGGCGGTTTATTCGGTATACTTCTTACCAATTACCTTTATTGCTGGGGTATACGGGATGAACTTCGATAATATGCCTGAACTCCACCACAAATACGGTTACTATTTTACGCTTGGGCTCATGGCGCTGATTGTGATCATCACCTTTATTTATGCCCGGCGGAAGCAATGGTAA
- a CDS encoding class I SAM-dependent methyltransferase, with product MENNYQRFSLKVQDYIKFRPDYPEQMLEKLEEQLNLDNRKIIADIGSGTGLSSKPFLEHHYTVYAVEPNDEMRKAAEAIYKDSENFISVNGASENTTLEDSSVDVIFSAQAFHWFDLPKTKIEFERILKPGGHIVLVWNERDASSPLLNDYEKALYDNISEYKFVNHKNIDEEKIKAFFSPKKVGYMELDHQQWFDLEGFKGRARSSSYTPRSGALYDKIMHELEQIFNRYQTSGLVDFRYKTKIYFC from the coding sequence ATGGAAAATAATTATCAAAGATTTAGCCTGAAGGTTCAGGACTATATCAAATTCAGACCTGACTATCCTGAGCAGATGCTGGAAAAACTCGAAGAACAGTTGAACCTGGATAACCGTAAGATTATTGCTGATATCGGCTCCGGAACAGGGCTTTCATCAAAACCTTTTTTGGAACATCATTATACCGTCTATGCTGTAGAGCCTAATGATGAAATGAGGAAAGCCGCAGAGGCTATTTATAAGGATTCTGAGAATTTTATCAGCGTAAATGGTGCTTCTGAAAACACCACCCTGGAAGATTCCAGTGTTGATGTCATTTTCTCTGCACAGGCGTTTCATTGGTTTGATCTTCCCAAAACCAAAATAGAATTTGAGCGCATTTTAAAGCCCGGAGGCCACATTGTTTTGGTATGGAACGAAAGGGATGCGTCATCTCCTTTACTGAATGATTATGAAAAAGCACTTTATGACAATATCAGCGAATATAAATTTGTTAATCATAAAAATATCGATGAAGAGAAGATAAAGGCATTTTTCAGCCCCAAAAAAGTAGGGTATATGGAATTGGATCATCAGCAGTGGTTTGATCTCGAGGGGTTCAAAGGCCGTGCACGGTCGTCCTCCTATACGCCGAGATCGGGTGCACTCTATGATAAGATCATGCATGAATTGGAACAGATTTTCAATAGATATCAAACCTCCGGTCTGGTAGATTTCAGATATAAAACAAAGATATATTTCTGCTGA
- a CDS encoding patatin-like phospholipase family protein, with amino-acid sequence MTTEELQTILDGNILSKASKEKLAALHSAISGKEFSDILDAEGHQYVEFVQEGGGVWGTALVGYLYGLEIFGIRFLKVAGTSAGAINTMLIAACRTKADMKSEIIRDILFSWNFADFMDGRPFIKRTVRAMLNNKHFLTINAVIAAVIMITLISIPFALSSETPLKAKLLFLIPLIPVLIVSLIIKMLYNSFRKHNSGLNPGDIFLDTIRKTLDGFGITTVADLNRKFVQKEYDLNVNYRYGNGYEYYNIALQNIEKIKNNNLEHIDQTRYRIFYESAVNNDYYKNNPFYQLKSEYIVVTTDINAKIKVELPTMANLYWSEEELKHISPAEFVRASMSVPFFFEPFQKRIIKDDDSVKYAWKFWMNTKPEDIYPVGIFIDGGSISNFPIDLFHAEEVFYPRMPLFGVQLTSDSDILSEKGKTSEQILKTPFSYAGNIIDTLRGFNDKSFLTKHTFYHLFSIQTVNCGKSSWLNFFMKRPEKEELFNRGFQAALDFLSQFDWEKYKYERMMLTMKEKKIMKEADTPTVG; translated from the coding sequence ATGACTACCGAAGAACTTCAAACCATCCTTGACGGAAATATCCTTTCCAAAGCATCCAAAGAAAAACTGGCGGCACTGCATAGCGCCATTTCAGGCAAGGAATTTTCTGACATCCTGGATGCTGAAGGCCATCAATATGTAGAATTTGTGCAGGAAGGTGGTGGTGTATGGGGAACAGCACTGGTAGGCTACCTGTACGGACTGGAAATTTTCGGGATCCGTTTCCTGAAAGTGGCAGGCACGAGCGCAGGAGCTATCAACACAATGCTTATCGCCGCATGCAGGACCAAAGCAGATATGAAAAGCGAAATCATCAGGGATATCCTGTTTAGCTGGAACTTTGCAGACTTCATGGACGGCCGGCCCTTTATCAAAAGAACTGTCCGGGCCATGCTCAATAATAAACATTTCCTCACCATCAATGCTGTAATCGCAGCAGTGATTATGATTACCCTGATCAGTATTCCCTTTGCCCTGTCTTCGGAAACACCTTTAAAAGCCAAACTGCTGTTCCTGATTCCGCTGATTCCGGTTTTAATCGTTTCTCTGATTATCAAGATGCTTTACAACAGCTTCAGAAAGCATAACAGCGGGTTGAATCCCGGTGATATTTTCCTGGATACAATCCGGAAAACCCTGGATGGGTTCGGCATTACAACTGTCGCTGACCTGAACAGGAAATTCGTTCAGAAAGAATATGATCTTAATGTGAATTACCGGTACGGAAACGGGTATGAGTACTACAATATCGCCCTTCAAAATATTGAAAAAATTAAAAACAATAATCTGGAACATATCGACCAGACCCGGTACAGGATTTTTTATGAAAGCGCCGTAAATAATGATTACTATAAGAATAATCCTTTCTATCAGCTGAAATCTGAATACATTGTAGTAACTACAGACATCAATGCCAAAATAAAGGTGGAACTTCCCACAATGGCCAACCTGTACTGGTCTGAGGAAGAGCTGAAACATATCAGCCCGGCAGAATTCGTACGTGCTTCCATGTCGGTCCCGTTCTTTTTTGAACCTTTCCAGAAGAGAATTATTAAGGATGATGATTCTGTAAAGTATGCCTGGAAATTCTGGATGAACACAAAACCGGAAGACATTTATCCTGTGGGGATTTTCATCGATGGCGGCAGCATTTCCAATTTCCCGATCGACCTGTTCCATGCGGAGGAAGTTTTTTACCCGAGGATGCCCTTATTCGGCGTACAGCTCACCAGTGATTCCGATATCCTTTCTGAAAAAGGAAAAACCAGCGAACAGATTTTAAAGACTCCTTTTTCTTATGCCGGAAATATCATTGACACCCTACGAGGATTCAATGATAAATCGTTTCTTACCAAGCATACCTTTTATCACCTGTTCAGCATTCAGACTGTAAATTGCGGCAAAAGCAGCTGGCTGAACTTCTTTATGAAGAGACCGGAAAAGGAGGAACTTTTTAACCGTGGCTTCCAGGCGGCCCTGGACTTTCTCAGCCAGTTTGACTGGGAGAAATACAAGTATGAGAGGATGATGCTGACCATGAAGGAAAAAAAGATCATGAAGGAAGCAGATACCCCAACCGTCGGATAA
- a CDS encoding helix-turn-helix domain-containing protein, producing MNSSIGFKIKKLREQKEISQEDLAFRLDVSQSYLSKIENGAIEKLDFMFMQKVADFFKVEPQYFLEGDTIVNNNIETSNNSSVGNIGDTTINSTDQNLLENVINNQHQINQLMEMQNKLIEKLLKN from the coding sequence ATGAACAGCAGTATAGGATTTAAAATAAAAAAACTCAGGGAGCAGAAAGAAATATCCCAGGAAGATCTGGCTTTCCGGCTTGATGTCTCCCAAAGCTATCTCAGTAAAATTGAAAATGGAGCCATTGAAAAATTAGACTTTATGTTTATGCAGAAAGTGGCCGACTTTTTCAAAGTAGAACCTCAGTATTTTCTGGAAGGTGATACTATTGTTAATAATAATATAGAAACAAGTAATAATTCTTCTGTAGGAAATATTGGTGATACAACAATCAACAGTACTGATCAAAATCTATTGGAGAATGTAATTAATAACCAACATCAGATCAATCAGCTGATGGAAATGCAGAATAAGCTAATCGAAAAGCTGCTGAAAAATTAA
- a CDS encoding 3-oxoacyl-ACP synthase III family protein, with translation MVKSSIKGIGFYVPDNVVTNDDLAELMNTNDEWITERTGIKERRHRKNRNDSQETTAYLAFKASEKAINNAGLTAKDIDYIVFATLSPDYYFPGCGVLLQEMLGCDTIGALDVRNQCSGFVYAVSVANAFIKSGTYKNILVVGAEVHSFGLDFSDEGRGVSVIFGDGAGAIVLSATQDEQAGDILATNMHSEGKYADELCTQFPGSKFGWSDRMRKEPEQVTSKEVYPIMNGNFVFKHAVTRFPQTMQEALDKAGKTIEDLDMFIPHQANLRIAQFVQQKFGLSDDKVFNNIQKYGNTTAASIPIALSEAIESGKIKRGDLVLLSAFGSGFTWGSVLFEY, from the coding sequence ATGGTTAAAAGTTCAATAAAGGGAATCGGATTCTATGTCCCGGATAATGTTGTTACGAATGATGATCTAGCGGAATTAATGAACACCAATGACGAATGGATCACGGAACGTACCGGGATAAAGGAAAGAAGGCACCGAAAGAACAGGAATGATTCCCAGGAAACCACGGCCTACCTCGCTTTTAAAGCTTCAGAAAAAGCCATAAACAATGCAGGACTCACTGCTAAAGATATAGACTATATTGTTTTCGCCACCCTTTCTCCGGATTATTATTTCCCGGGCTGCGGCGTATTGTTGCAGGAAATGCTGGGCTGTGATACCATAGGAGCCCTGGATGTAAGGAACCAGTGTTCAGGTTTTGTCTATGCGGTGAGTGTAGCCAATGCTTTCATCAAATCCGGAACATATAAAAATATTCTGGTGGTAGGTGCGGAAGTCCATTCATTCGGGCTGGATTTTTCCGATGAAGGAAGAGGTGTTTCCGTGATCTTCGGGGACGGTGCGGGAGCCATTGTCCTTTCTGCGACTCAGGATGAGCAGGCTGGTGATATACTAGCCACGAACATGCATTCTGAAGGTAAATATGCAGATGAACTCTGTACCCAGTTCCCGGGATCCAAATTCGGCTGGAGCGACAGGATGAGAAAAGAGCCTGAGCAGGTGACTTCCAAAGAAGTTTATCCGATCATGAACGGAAATTTTGTCTTCAAACATGCGGTAACCCGTTTCCCGCAGACGATGCAGGAAGCTTTGGACAAAGCTGGAAAAACAATAGAAGACCTGGATATGTTTATTCCGCATCAGGCCAATTTAAGGATTGCCCAGTTTGTGCAGCAGAAATTCGGTCTGTCGGATGATAAAGTATTCAACAACATCCAGAAATACGGAAACACGACTGCCGCATCTATTCCCATCGCTTTAAGCGAAGCCATTGAGAGCGGTAAGATCAAAAGGGGAGACCTTGTCCTGCTTTCTGCTTTCGGAAGCGGATTTACATGGGGAAGCGTCCTTTTCGAATATTAA
- a CDS encoding NAD(P)H-dependent oxidoreductase, with amino-acid sequence MKTLIIVIHPTMEISVINKRWVEVLNQFPEKYTVYELYKAYPDGKFNVEKEQKLIEAYDRIIFQFPLYWFSSPPFLKKWFDEVLLYGWAFGSRSGFKMQGKKIALAISAGIDDEDFSAAGKYKYTMKELLRPFELTFEYVKADYREPFVYYGLEQNPSSEHIEASIPLYLKYIEKL; translated from the coding sequence ATGAAAACATTGATCATCGTTATCCATCCAACTATGGAGATTTCTGTTATTAATAAAAGGTGGGTTGAAGTATTGAATCAGTTTCCGGAGAAATATACAGTATATGAATTATACAAAGCCTATCCGGACGGAAAGTTTAATGTTGAAAAAGAACAGAAATTAATTGAAGCCTATGATAGAATCATATTTCAGTTTCCGTTATATTGGTTCAGCAGTCCGCCATTCCTGAAAAAATGGTTTGACGAAGTACTTTTATATGGCTGGGCCTTCGGAAGCAGGAGTGGCTTTAAAATGCAAGGAAAGAAAATCGCTTTAGCTATATCAGCCGGGATTGATGACGAGGATTTCAGTGCTGCAGGCAAGTATAAATATACAATGAAAGAACTGCTAAGACCCTTTGAACTGACTTTTGAATACGTGAAAGCCGATTACCGCGAGCCATTCGTATATTATGGTCTGGAACAAAACCCTTCATCAGAACATATTGAAGCAAGCATTCCTCTGTATCTGAAGTATATTGAAAAATTATAA
- a CDS encoding GLPGLI family protein → MIRKIVLLIFVFSCLLYSAQKDKASLEVVYYFKIIPDSLNRANFTESDMILRCNKYKSIYFSPAMASYYAYLKDYAQTIDPKKIDVNANRPAIPKVRHNVWKDGEGITTTVPLGMYFYTFKEPSLNWQLMSETKEIQGMKCQLAKVDTEHDTFYAWYTTEIPFSDGPFRFKGLPGLILEVYNKNKTIEFSAASIKKSEKEIIKMERVSTIDLQDKKDFFKARDKWLKYPFNNIVNKDIEKRGLEEVKKLNVFLD, encoded by the coding sequence ATGATTCGTAAAATTGTCCTTTTAATATTTGTCTTTAGTTGCCTGCTTTATTCAGCTCAAAAGGATAAGGCAAGCCTTGAGGTTGTTTACTATTTTAAAATAATTCCGGATTCATTAAATAGAGCAAATTTTACTGAGTCTGATATGATTTTAAGGTGCAATAAATACAAATCGATTTATTTCAGTCCAGCAATGGCAAGTTACTATGCGTATTTAAAGGATTACGCCCAGACTATAGATCCGAAAAAGATTGATGTTAATGCCAATAGACCAGCAATACCTAAAGTCAGACATAATGTATGGAAAGATGGTGAAGGTATAACTACTACCGTTCCTTTGGGAATGTACTTTTATACTTTTAAAGAACCTTCTTTAAATTGGCAGTTAATGAGTGAAACAAAAGAAATTCAAGGAATGAAATGTCAATTGGCAAAAGTTGATACTGAACATGATACTTTTTATGCCTGGTATACTACAGAAATTCCTTTTTCGGATGGCCCCTTTAGATTTAAGGGATTGCCAGGACTTATTCTAGAGGTGTACAATAAAAATAAAACTATAGAATTTTCTGCTGCCAGTATTAAAAAATCTGAAAAAGAGATCATAAAAATGGAAAGAGTTTCGACTATCGATCTACAGGATAAAAAGGATTTTTTTAAAGCAAGAGATAAATGGTTGAAGTATCCATTCAACAATATAGTAAATAAAGATATCGAAAAAAGAGGACTGGAAGAAGTGAAAAAACTTAACGTTTTTTTAGATTAA
- a CDS encoding DNA-3-methyladenine glycosylase I produces the protein MSYCSAIENMQPESRKALHKKYHDYHYGFPIHDDNELFGRLVMEINQAGLSWETILKKEEGFREAYHNFDIQKVAAYEEADRERLLSDPGIIRNRLKVNAAIENAKTILALQEKFGSFGKWLDHHHPKTLPEWMKLFKKTFKFTGGEIVNEFLMSTGYLKGCHDESCPVYHDVLKQKPKWAEI, from the coding sequence ATGAGTTATTGTTCAGCCATAGAAAATATGCAGCCTGAAAGCAGGAAAGCACTTCATAAAAAGTACCACGATTATCACTACGGGTTCCCGATTCATGATGATAATGAATTGTTCGGAAGGCTCGTCATGGAAATCAACCAGGCCGGACTGAGCTGGGAAACAATCTTAAAAAAAGAGGAAGGATTCAGGGAAGCGTATCACAATTTTGATATTCAAAAGGTAGCTGCGTATGAGGAGGCAGACCGTGAACGGCTGCTTTCCGATCCGGGCATTATCAGGAACAGACTGAAAGTGAATGCGGCTATTGAAAACGCCAAAACTATTTTGGCATTACAGGAAAAATTCGGTTCCTTCGGGAAGTGGCTGGACCATCACCACCCTAAAACGCTGCCGGAATGGATGAAGCTGTTCAAAAAGACCTTTAAATTCACCGGAGGGGAAATCGTCAACGAGTTTTTGATGAGCACCGGATACCTGAAAGGCTGCCATGATGAAAGCTGCCCGGTTTATCATGATGTTTTGAAGCAGAAGCCTAAATGGGCGGAAATATAG
- a CDS encoding glyoxalase, whose amino-acid sequence MISKPDLRTPLSIANNESSTPAEHFQNQVLRPVLKLQNDLYLRLFSSYASRQIPAFSSLTTEQKHHLIEKSLQKDTVLKNTLIGVSIGMLTEQELESYISDSKTFNKRIIAMVTERIKSQVK is encoded by the coding sequence ATGATCAGTAAGCCCGATTTAAGAACTCCCTTATCTATAGCTAATAATGAATCGAGTACTCCGGCAGAGCATTTCCAGAATCAGGTCCTGCGACCGGTCCTGAAACTTCAGAACGATCTTTATCTGAGATTGTTTTCAAGCTATGCCTCCCGGCAGATACCAGCATTCAGCTCCCTGACTACAGAACAAAAACACCATCTGATTGAAAAAAGCCTGCAGAAAGATACGGTACTGAAAAACACACTAATCGGAGTCAGTATCGGCATGCTGACAGAGCAGGAACTGGAAAGTTATATTTCGGACAGCAAAACATTCAACAAAAGAATAATTGCTATGGTAACAGAAAGGATCAAAAGCCAGGTAAAATAA
- a CDS encoding IS3 family transposase, with translation MGERKAACRERFSKKARRLNSQKEQAEAIEELRQKYDLSVLLDCTGMARSSFYYHQKMLQKNDKYAEIKTLIKQIYHRHKGRFGYRRITLVMKEKGIIINHKTVMKLMKVLGLKSIIRVRKYQSYRGEQGSIAPNVLERNFQADRPNSKWATDVTEFNVSGNKLYLSPIIDLYNGEIISYDLSERPVFAQVVNMLKKGLRKIRNTENLILHSDQGWQYQMKAYQILLKEKGIIQSMSRKGNCLDNAVIENFFGTLKSEMFYTKKFGTIDELKKEIKEYINYYTTTTG, from the coding sequence ATTGGAGAACGAAAGGCTGCGTGCCGAGAACGATTTTCTAAAAAAGCTAGACGCCTTAACTCTCAAAAAGAACAAGCAGAGGCCATCGAAGAATTAAGGCAAAAATATGATCTGTCAGTCCTACTGGATTGTACAGGTATGGCCAGGAGCAGTTTCTATTACCATCAGAAAATGCTTCAGAAGAATGATAAATATGCAGAGATTAAAACCTTGATAAAACAGATCTATCACAGGCACAAAGGGCGGTTCGGATACCGTCGCATCACTTTGGTAATGAAAGAAAAAGGAATTATCATCAATCACAAGACAGTCATGAAACTAATGAAAGTTCTGGGACTCAAAAGTATCATAAGGGTCAGGAAATACCAGTCCTATAGAGGTGAACAAGGCAGTATAGCGCCGAATGTTTTGGAGAGAAACTTCCAGGCAGACCGCCCGAACAGCAAATGGGCAACTGATGTGACGGAGTTCAATGTCTCTGGAAATAAACTGTACCTGTCCCCGATAATTGACCTTTATAACGGAGAGATCATCAGTTACGATCTTTCAGAAAGGCCAGTCTTTGCACAAGTGGTGAATATGCTCAAAAAGGGGCTTAGGAAAATCAGAAATACGGAAAATCTCATTCTCCATTCGGACCAGGGCTGGCAATATCAGATGAAAGCCTATCAGATACTTTTGAAAGAAAAAGGAATCATCCAAAGTATGTCCAGAAAAGGAAACTGCCTGGACAATGCCGTGATAGAGAATTTCTTCGGGACGTTAAAATCTGAGATGTTCTACACCAAGAAGTTTGGAACAATTGATGAACTTAAAAAAGAAATAAAAGAATACATTAATTACTACACAACCACGACAGGATAA
- a CDS encoding helix-turn-helix domain-containing protein, translated as MYRKERFSVAFKLECIELHKNSYRSIESIATEKGFNESNLRKWIGFYNKYGISGLEPRKNKSYSAGFKLKVLEAINTEFISQREACVRFDIPAQSTVLNWQRDYEKSGILGLENKPTGRPKKMSDYKRKKRKSDKPLTREEELLLENERLRAENDFLKKLDALTLKKNKQRPSKN; from the coding sequence ATGTATAGAAAAGAAAGATTTAGCGTTGCTTTCAAATTGGAATGTATCGAACTTCACAAAAATTCTTATCGTTCGATTGAATCTATAGCAACAGAAAAAGGATTTAACGAGAGTAATCTTCGCAAGTGGATCGGCTTTTATAACAAGTACGGAATATCGGGATTAGAGCCGAGAAAAAACAAAAGCTATTCCGCAGGGTTCAAGCTTAAAGTGTTGGAAGCCATCAATACGGAGTTCATCTCACAAAGAGAAGCTTGTGTCAGGTTTGATATCCCTGCCCAGTCTACCGTCTTGAATTGGCAGCGTGATTACGAGAAAAGTGGTATTTTAGGTTTGGAAAACAAACCTACAGGAAGACCAAAAAAAATGAGTGATTACAAACGTAAGAAAAGGAAGTCCGACAAGCCATTGACAAGGGAAGAAGAACTTTTATTGGAGAACGAAAGGCTGCGTGCCGAGAACGATTTTCTAAAAAAGCTAGACGCCTTAACTCTCAAAAAGAACAAGCAGAGGCCATCGAAGAATTAA
- a CDS encoding winged helix-turn-helix transcriptional regulator codes for MTKIKETSTNFANKKALTEECPELYASMLIGGQWSLAICCYLINGKLRFGELRKSLGNITERMLTLQLRRLEEDKIVTRTVYAEVPPRVEYELTEIGYQLKPVIEELDKWGTMHKASLKDSSM; via the coding sequence ATGACTAAAATAAAAGAGACATCAACAAATTTTGCCAATAAGAAAGCCCTTACAGAAGAGTGTCCTGAACTTTATGCATCAATGCTCATTGGCGGACAGTGGTCGCTTGCTATATGCTGCTATCTTATTAACGGAAAACTGAGGTTTGGGGAACTGAGAAAGAGTCTGGGGAACATTACCGAACGGATGCTTACGCTTCAGCTGAGAAGGCTGGAGGAAGATAAAATTGTCACAAGAACCGTTTACGCGGAAGTTCCTCCCAGAGTTGAATATGAACTGACGGAAATCGGCTATCAATTAAAACCCGTAATAGAAGAACTGGACAAATGGGGAACGATGCATAAGGCCAGTCTTAAGGACTCGTCCATGTAA